The Peribacillus simplex genome contains a region encoding:
- the queE gene encoding 7-carboxy-7-deazaguanine synthase QueE, which produces MSKIPVMEVFGPTIQGEGMVIGQKTMFVRTAGCDYSCSWCDSAFTWDGSGKDLIKQMDAEEIWKELVLLGGDGFSFVTISGGNPALLKNLSYLIDLLKENNIKIGLETQGSKWQDWFLHIDELTISPKPPSSGMITNFDILDKVIDKLKEKDPSHNVSLKVVVFDEIDYNYAKKIHLRYPKTPFFLQVGNEDNKTTDNQHLVNQLLQKYEWLLNKVMLDNELKDVKVLPQLHTYIWGNKRGV; this is translated from the coding sequence ATGAGTAAAATACCAGTAATGGAGGTCTTTGGTCCAACTATCCAAGGCGAAGGCATGGTCATTGGACAAAAGACAATGTTTGTTCGAACAGCTGGTTGTGATTATTCTTGTTCATGGTGTGATTCTGCTTTTACCTGGGACGGTTCTGGAAAAGATTTAATAAAGCAAATGGACGCAGAAGAAATTTGGAAAGAACTTGTTTTACTCGGCGGAGATGGTTTTTCTTTTGTAACAATATCAGGTGGGAATCCTGCATTATTAAAGAACCTAAGTTACTTAATCGACCTTTTAAAAGAAAACAATATAAAAATTGGTTTAGAGACACAGGGAAGTAAGTGGCAGGATTGGTTTTTGCATATCGATGAATTAACAATTTCTCCAAAGCCACCAAGTTCAGGGATGATTACAAATTTTGATATACTTGATAAAGTAATTGACAAACTAAAGGAAAAAGACCCTTCACATAATGTAAGTTTGAAGGTTGTTGTTTTCGATGAGATTGATTACAACTATGCTAAAAAAATACACCTTAGATATCCCAAAACTCCATTCTTCCTACAGGTTGGAAATGAGGATAATAAAACAACAGATAATCAACATTTGGTAAATCAACTTCTACAGAAATATGAATGGCTTTTAAATAAAGTCATGTTAGATAATGAATTAAAAGATGTAAAAGTATTACCACAACTGCATACCTATATATGGGGAAATAAACGAGGAGTTTAG
- the queD gene encoding 6-carboxytetrahydropterin synthase QueD translates to MYGFRIVEKLQKIDEDIKRNQLKYHNKRVMVSKEFTFDSAHHLHAYEGKCKNLHGHTYRVIFGLSGFVDDRGLMIDFGEIKEIWKNEIEIFLDHRYLNETLPPMNTTAENIVVWIYEIMSDALKQEERQIKYKDARLEFVRLYETPTGYAEARREWIEDE, encoded by the coding sequence ATGTACGGTTTTCGGATTGTTGAAAAGCTCCAAAAAATAGATGAAGATATAAAACGTAACCAGTTAAAGTACCATAATAAACGCGTGATGGTTAGTAAGGAATTCACCTTTGACTCAGCGCATCATTTGCATGCCTACGAAGGAAAGTGCAAAAATCTCCATGGCCATACTTATAGAGTTATTTTTGGACTGAGCGGATTTGTTGATGACCGTGGGTTAATGATTGATTTTGGTGAGATCAAAGAAATTTGGAAAAACGAAATTGAAATATTTCTTGATCATAGATATTTAAATGAAACACTGCCACCGATGAATACGACAGCCGAAAACATTGTCGTGTGGATTTATGAAATAATGTCCGATGCTTTGAAGCAAGAAGAAAGACAGATTAAATACAAGGATGCTAGATTAGAGTTTGTTCGATTATATGAAACTCCAACAGGTTATGCTGAAGCAAGACGGGAGTGGATAGAGGATGAGTAA
- a CDS encoding phospholipase D-like domain-containing protein translates to MLWKLWDDSSTDEFQERMLHQAIEDKEYLHILGTKEWKIPIHYYHVQVTASTKTKIDMLKKMVMFSFLNMNISHLDELSGFLHVDTLFIEDIVTQMIATGVVEKVDSVYKLTKIGEEQFKAGTILSEPSTEVIPFEFSVLNQNAIQEEPTNVMVKEDWELDLYRYSNEVANLAGTILEEDKLREYVQESGKVFEVGGNEKIISKIEPITLQAMKFAKCIEYQLYDLLENKVYARIWNGASGRWDERFEEEITRLEGEAWKSHHDQAIIENFPERYEYLRGRLKAFHNKGNKNQKVLDILRGKDIRARFINSFSETKRKMLMVSPWISAVVVDRDMLSRLQQFAKQGKTLYISWGIAKNMETEDRKPSPALLKRLQEITHEDGTQAVFVRWFGNQHNKEIVVDARTHILGSYNWLSYRGEYDIRHESVVVIKEEKVIKDTTVYIEAKFINALKQDLTALLSNVSAQVEPIIVKNWMKELIMLDSSLEKRKQLSDQLMEHLRNNGQVELIHELASLWARYDVEDFGVRSYLSELLNEENFDLAKEYYALCQKHIKTSPISEWEKAPELSEYKEWFAEQKVVGKTKPQLQEKPTPKGNANGKKRIPRSKKKK, encoded by the coding sequence TTGTTATGGAAACTATGGGATGATTCTTCCACAGATGAATTTCAGGAGAGAATGCTCCATCAGGCGATAGAAGACAAAGAATATCTTCATATATTGGGGACAAAGGAATGGAAAATCCCGATCCACTATTATCACGTCCAGGTGACAGCATCGACGAAAACAAAGATTGATATGTTAAAAAAGATGGTTATGTTCTCCTTCTTAAATATGAATATTAGCCATCTGGATGAATTGAGCGGGTTTTTACATGTTGATACGTTATTTATCGAGGATATTGTTACGCAGATGATTGCGACAGGTGTAGTGGAAAAGGTAGATAGTGTGTACAAACTGACGAAAATTGGTGAAGAACAATTCAAAGCTGGAACCATTTTGAGTGAGCCAAGTACAGAGGTTATTCCATTTGAATTTAGTGTGTTAAATCAGAATGCGATACAAGAGGAACCGACGAATGTAATGGTAAAAGAAGATTGGGAGTTAGATTTGTATCGTTATTCCAATGAAGTTGCCAATTTAGCGGGGACTATTTTAGAAGAAGATAAGCTTCGAGAGTACGTTCAAGAAAGTGGCAAAGTGTTTGAAGTCGGGGGAAATGAAAAAATCATTTCTAAGATTGAGCCCATTACTTTACAGGCTATGAAATTTGCGAAGTGTATCGAGTATCAATTGTACGATTTACTTGAAAACAAAGTGTATGCACGTATCTGGAATGGAGCATCTGGTAGATGGGATGAACGTTTTGAAGAGGAGATTACTAGACTTGAAGGAGAAGCGTGGAAGTCTCATCATGATCAAGCGATTATCGAAAACTTTCCGGAGCGATATGAATATCTAAGAGGTAGATTGAAGGCTTTTCACAATAAGGGTAATAAAAATCAAAAGGTACTCGATATTTTAAGAGGGAAAGATATTCGAGCCCGGTTCATCAATTCCTTTTCCGAAACAAAACGAAAGATGCTCATGGTCTCACCGTGGATATCGGCAGTAGTAGTCGACCGAGATATGCTCTCGAGATTGCAGCAATTTGCTAAACAAGGAAAGACCCTCTATATCTCGTGGGGAATTGCGAAAAACATGGAAACTGAGGACCGTAAGCCTAGTCCGGCGCTACTTAAAAGGCTGCAGGAGATTACCCATGAAGATGGCACACAGGCTGTGTTTGTTCGATGGTTTGGCAATCAGCATAACAAGGAAATTGTGGTAGATGCAAGAACACATATACTAGGCTCGTATAACTGGCTGTCTTATCGTGGGGAATACGATATTCGCCATGAATCTGTCGTGGTGATAAAAGAAGAAAAAGTAATTAAGGACACGACTGTATATATTGAAGCGAAGTTTATTAACGCGCTAAAACAGGATTTAACAGCTCTTTTAAGCAATGTGAGCGCGCAGGTTGAACCAATTATCGTGAAAAATTGGATGAAAGAGCTCATTATGTTAGACAGCTCACTTGAAAAGAGAAAACAGCTATCAGATCAACTAATGGAGCATCTACGAAACAATGGACAAGTTGAATTAATACATGAACTTGCATCCCTATGGGCTCGTTATGATGTGGAAGACTTTGGTGTGCGTTCGTATTTAAGTGAATTGTTAAATGAAGAGAATTTTGACTTAGCGAAGGAATATTATGCGCTTTGTCAAAAGCATATAAAAACAAGCCCTATCTCTGAGTGGGAGAAGGCTCCTGAGTTATCGGAATATAAGGAATGGTTTGCAGAGCAGAAGGTTGTGGGGAAGACGAAGCCACAATTACAAGAGAAACCTACTCCGAAAGGTAATGCTAATGGGAAGAAACGAATACCGAGGAGTAAGAAGAAGAAGTAA
- a CDS encoding DEAD/DEAH box helicase — translation MLAAKVESQPCYINLTKRALSDINENLGYRDEFFSVRTDRIIHLLLSSQDSFLVHIEKATGRTEEELYVNLHFDSTENKGIMKYVKDQTFSLYGVVKDDGLLVTGIKFLPFGIGQANNRRVTSTLHFFINERSATSLTVETLEAIKNLPFAKEQSKFVKSRLESWEVYLDMIVEKAEQDEVTMDFQSARFTEHLRELNIHCPSLRGQVARRDLKGAEVSLLWEDDGKDEADEKIGTVRRFDFDKNIVEIELDEDYVELARQNKWTPVTAGLVHISNHGGLTQARRLRGGFRDLQNGVAKNPNLEYLLFEENPVMDTSSNVQSFEFKEAIQDNLNHYQRAAVKGALAAEDIYLIQGPPGTGKTTVIAEICYQNVERGLRTLVASQSNLAVDNALSKLLAHPKVRILRKGRTKSIEEEGKKFIEENVAETWKKQTLENIQLDIKDIDQLIEEKRKEIKKNQNVLKYNAEKLADIEKAPLVRTKLFRLQNELRHIQDHVTQLKNKEEKHELTEKELEQKLQQDSHEAAQLKVLLDNWEESNNFDERKATLQNRINRLRVEIEYLEAQESFDKASEHYKELDSQLERLRRREREIEDILMEIPRMHDVEIVSFINSRRDINSPAILQKQMRLSESIRMVNQGEAGKTQLASDNDTFSRLEKQLDIVIGRQKKVLVQYGYDTELAETLGGSDEYPHTDLMQLVPRLANRMMAFSEPSFLQNLKWKLTKKLPKQVEKLIEEYNQSIAAKKLLKETVERNKLRMVEMREAKSKLPLLTVEMLEALTDYYKQVEVKIENEIGVIHFDMVPGKNQVKKCHQLLIELRGKLDGEEPSKTVSELRRLVDVAVIELTELGTEEQYKKRLMIQKEEKEFACEKYGVQLKEITREVEGLGFKLAELQPTLEDLVKQVEENQKIVDYLSSINVEKEKMMIDKKNQLIKQRMERSDNHITAYMNQRMMKIEWSNMLQDAKDYDLREIKKLYIKHANVIGITCVQSAKKDFARDYPDFDVVIIDEVSKATPPELLLPMLKGKKVILVGDHHQLPPLIGQETLDEVIEKIPNPQKKDEVKANLQESLFERLFKTLPDQYKSTLRIQYRMHEDIMETITQFYEGESEVGYGLRCGLENSNRERDHYLDGQYVKRGQHIMWFDLPHEEGFFETKEKGMTSPYNGAELKIISELLVDLNAAVDKAKQEGRISEDATKNVGIISFYGEQVRRLRHLVDDLKVEHLKFRVGTVDRFQGMESEIIIASFVRNHSNKEEDIGFANDYRRLNVALSRAKELLIVTGSSKMFTVQAKRAASRKMYTRVIDTIRFKNGLRDHKGRVK, via the coding sequence ATGTTAGCTGCGAAGGTAGAGTCACAACCGTGTTATATTAACTTAACCAAAAGAGCTTTGTCTGATATAAATGAGAATTTAGGGTATAGAGATGAGTTTTTTAGTGTGCGAACGGATAGAATTATTCACCTTCTTCTTTCCTCCCAGGATTCATTTCTTGTACATATCGAGAAAGCGACTGGTAGAACAGAAGAGGAGTTATATGTAAATCTCCATTTTGATTCCACGGAAAATAAGGGAATCATGAAATATGTGAAGGATCAGACGTTTAGTCTGTATGGAGTGGTAAAGGATGATGGATTGCTTGTTACGGGAATTAAGTTTTTACCTTTTGGAATAGGTCAAGCAAATAACCGTCGGGTTACGTCCACACTGCATTTCTTCATTAATGAACGAAGTGCTACGTCCTTAACAGTAGAAACGCTAGAAGCAATCAAGAATCTCCCGTTTGCAAAAGAGCAGTCGAAGTTTGTGAAGAGTCGGCTAGAGAGCTGGGAAGTGTATCTCGATATGATTGTGGAAAAGGCAGAGCAGGACGAGGTGACGATGGATTTTCAATCTGCTAGGTTCACTGAACACTTACGAGAATTGAATATTCACTGTCCTTCTTTAAGAGGGCAAGTAGCTCGAAGGGATTTAAAGGGTGCCGAAGTGTCATTGCTGTGGGAGGATGACGGCAAGGACGAGGCAGATGAAAAAATCGGGACGGTTCGACGTTTTGATTTTGATAAGAATATTGTAGAGATTGAGCTTGATGAGGACTATGTGGAGCTCGCTAGGCAGAATAAATGGACGCCAGTGACAGCGGGGCTGGTGCATATTAGTAATCATGGTGGTTTAACACAGGCGAGGAGATTAAGAGGAGGATTTCGTGACCTACAGAATGGTGTAGCGAAAAACCCGAATTTGGAGTACTTGCTATTTGAGGAAAATCCGGTGATGGATACATCTAGCAATGTGCAAAGCTTTGAATTTAAAGAAGCGATACAAGATAATTTAAACCATTATCAGCGTGCTGCAGTAAAAGGGGCATTAGCAGCAGAGGATATTTACCTGATTCAAGGGCCTCCTGGGACTGGGAAAACAACGGTCATCGCCGAAATTTGTTATCAGAATGTGGAGCGGGGTCTTAGAACATTAGTTGCGTCTCAATCAAACCTAGCAGTTGATAATGCACTTAGCAAGCTACTTGCACACCCTAAGGTCCGGATTCTCCGTAAAGGGCGCACAAAGAGTATCGAAGAAGAAGGCAAGAAATTCATCGAAGAAAATGTTGCAGAAACTTGGAAAAAGCAAACGCTGGAAAACATTCAACTTGATATTAAGGACATTGATCAGTTAATTGAGGAAAAGAGGAAAGAGATTAAGAAAAATCAGAATGTCCTGAAGTACAATGCAGAAAAACTAGCAGATATCGAAAAAGCACCATTGGTCAGAACGAAGCTGTTTCGATTACAAAATGAACTGCGTCACATCCAAGACCACGTGACTCAATTAAAGAATAAAGAAGAAAAGCATGAGCTAACGGAAAAGGAGCTCGAACAGAAATTACAGCAGGATTCCCATGAAGCTGCGCAACTTAAAGTGTTACTAGATAATTGGGAAGAAAGCAATAATTTTGATGAGAGGAAGGCTACTCTTCAGAATCGAATCAATCGTCTACGAGTAGAAATCGAATATCTCGAAGCACAGGAGTCTTTCGACAAAGCATCAGAACACTATAAAGAATTAGATTCACAGTTAGAACGGTTGCGGAGACGTGAGAGAGAAATAGAGGATATCCTAATGGAAATTCCTCGGATGCATGATGTGGAGATTGTATCTTTTATTAATAGTAGAAGGGATATCAATTCTCCTGCGATTTTGCAAAAACAAATGCGACTATCTGAGTCGATTCGTATGGTTAATCAAGGAGAAGCTGGCAAGACACAGTTAGCGAGTGATAATGATACTTTTTCAAGGCTAGAAAAGCAATTAGATATTGTCATTGGTAGGCAAAAGAAGGTGCTCGTTCAATATGGGTATGATACAGAATTAGCAGAGACACTAGGTGGATCCGATGAGTATCCACATACAGACCTTATGCAGCTTGTTCCTCGTCTGGCAAATCGGATGATGGCATTCTCAGAGCCTTCTTTTCTACAAAACTTGAAATGGAAACTCACGAAAAAGCTCCCGAAACAAGTGGAGAAGTTAATAGAAGAATACAATCAAAGTATTGCTGCTAAAAAGCTACTAAAAGAGACGGTTGAGCGCAATAAACTGCGAATGGTGGAGATGAGAGAGGCAAAAAGTAAGCTTCCTCTTTTAACCGTGGAAATGCTGGAAGCACTAACTGATTATTATAAGCAAGTAGAAGTGAAGATAGAGAATGAAATCGGCGTTATCCATTTTGACATGGTACCAGGTAAAAATCAGGTGAAGAAGTGTCATCAGTTGTTGATAGAGTTGAGAGGAAAGTTGGATGGTGAGGAGCCGAGTAAAACTGTCTCTGAGTTAAGAAGATTAGTAGATGTTGCGGTGATAGAGTTAACGGAGCTAGGAACAGAGGAGCAATATAAAAAGAGACTCATGATTCAGAAGGAGGAGAAAGAGTTTGCTTGTGAAAAATATGGGGTGCAGCTAAAAGAAATCACTCGTGAAGTGGAGGGGTTGGGCTTTAAGCTAGCAGAACTACAGCCAACTCTAGAAGACCTAGTGAAGCAAGTGGAAGAGAATCAGAAAATAGTTGATTATTTAAGTAGTATTAACGTAGAAAAAGAGAAAATGATGATTGATAAGAAGAACCAATTGATAAAACAGAGAATGGAGAGGTCGGATAATCATATTACAGCTTATATGAATCAACGGATGATGAAGATTGAATGGTCGAATATGCTGCAGGATGCAAAGGATTATGACCTGAGAGAAATTAAAAAGCTGTATATTAAGCATGCGAATGTGATTGGGATTACATGTGTGCAGTCTGCGAAGAAGGATTTTGCTAGAGATTACCCAGATTTTGATGTGGTCATTATTGATGAGGTATCAAAGGCGACACCACCTGAACTGCTTTTACCGATGCTAAAAGGGAAGAAGGTCATTCTGGTAGGGGACCATCATCAGCTACCACCACTCATTGGACAGGAAACATTGGATGAAGTGATTGAGAAAATCCCGAATCCACAGAAAAAGGATGAGGTCAAAGCCAACCTGCAGGAATCTCTGTTTGAGCGCTTATTTAAAACTTTGCCAGATCAGTATAAAAGCACTCTCCGGATTCAATATCGAATGCATGAAGATATTATGGAAACAATCACTCAGTTTTATGAAGGGGAAAGTGAGGTAGGTTACGGATTAAGATGTGGGTTAGAAAATTCTAATAGAGAACGTGACCATTATTTAGACGGACAATATGTGAAGCGTGGTCAGCATATTATGTGGTTTGACCTACCGCATGAAGAGGGATTTTTTGAAACGAAAGAGAAGGGGATGACAAGTCCTTATAATGGTGCCGAGTTAAAAATCATCTCTGAATTGTTAGTCGACCTAAATGCTGCTGTCGACAAAGCAAAACAAGAAGGTAGAATCTCAGAGGATGCAACGAAGAATGTTGGTATCATTAGCTTTTACGGGGAGCAAGTGCGTAGATTAAGGCATTTAGTAGATGATCTTAAAGTAGAGCATCTCAAGTTTCGGGTCGGGACCGTCGATAGATTCCAGGGGATGGAAAGTGAGATTATTATCGCAAGCTTTGTACGTAATCATAGCAATAAAGAAGAGGATATTGGTTTTGCCAATGATTATCGTCGTTTAAACGTTGCGCTATCAAGGGCTAAAGAGCTATTAATTGTAACTGGAAGCTCAAAGATGTTTACTGTGCAAGCAAAACGAGCAGCAAGTAGGAAAATGTATACGAGGGTTATTGACACCATTCGTTTTAAAAACGGTTTAAGAGATCACAAGGGTCGTGTGAAATAG
- a CDS encoding VUT family protein translates to MRIILYLVAIITANVVTAAFAPLQLGVFIIPMGTFLIGATFIFRDLVQNKYGRKKTYFCIAIALALSALVSFLLGDTLLIVLASALSFVISETADTEIYTRLNLPMSWRVLYSGIVGGLLDSVIFVIIGLSPIGANFIPWEAVPFAIFGQIIVKTVIQGIAAIIINVIYYTSRNHTATP, encoded by the coding sequence TTGAGAATAATATTATACTTAGTTGCTATTATAACTGCAAACGTTGTTACTGCTGCATTTGCTCCTTTACAGCTTGGCGTATTCATAATCCCAATGGGCACTTTCTTAATAGGTGCTACTTTTATTTTTCGAGATTTGGTACAGAACAAATATGGAAGAAAGAAAACATATTTCTGTATTGCTATTGCTCTTGCTTTATCAGCTTTAGTATCTTTTCTATTAGGTGATACTTTATTGATTGTCTTAGCATCAGCCCTGTCATTTGTTATTTCAGAAACTGCTGATACTGAAATATATACTCGTTTGAATTTACCAATGAGTTGGCGAGTATTATATAGTGGTATTGTTGGCGGGCTATTAGATTCTGTAATATTTGTAATTATAGGTTTAAGTCCAATTGGTGCGAACTTTATACCTTGGGAAGCAGTTCCATTTGCAATTTTTGGTCAGATTATTGTTAAAACGGTTATCCAGGGGATAGCTGCCATTATTATTAATGTGATTTATTACACATCTAGAAATCATACGGCAACACCATAA
- the dpdD gene encoding protein DpdD — MSQSLKTKFLLLLLQVNGVNPYHLSVNGNEWSGKNDELLGMIKRFYEDNPAVLPFRNNQKETFWFLFAHKDYLLGQHIRELDHFLLPYHCTPLNDGRKLNFDSEKRLGRIGYELFPDGYYAYVSKVEQEENIWGRLRLWRRLDDRRPNISYDELKVNAFTLRSRFYQAIVLQKWEEAKSYLNTLQQGKYLSDENYKFLTLHWLSAQGKWDRIWESDDFEILAGFGKIPIQVHIALIRTFYQRKLSKSDILGRYDLSMKAFKESRYKLGTLLRSQLSLDEETSIRVFAYEAASKGQEDKLERYQEKTKDEITKDIIEFLLLYVQTNKEKPIISINDKLERAKQCFTNHEYEDAFLLLNGVDLSIDKVRLLAGISIMEETEETCSVALKHYEMLSEQEQRQLMKEPQSKGWMIYLLNLQKGNESLLITAETTDRVDWYNWFYNFIHTSDFDLLEEHLTTIDVQQGNINWSITSLSNLSEIIATIGIEALSSMQKSLLQTALPMFVTELMQDDYFPNEKANELYEYTREILCIHGKRNENNTGFLLRLTEGLLCLEISKVHLYWNQVESWFNVFPTDRLSSYVLESLELFKEYGLGDDLLQPVWTNWVGSLLDRIANQTVIQSWIDLGNRISANSSMIDALNEKITSNRDMDLLEVLPNMSITIYSLREKPAQRAAQRITKRNPNVKVKVCTDSKLTNEAKAYARNSDLVILVTTCMSHALTFGISPYLDDNLLYSRSSGETGIIEALEEYCQEQYDNQVMSSHVS; from the coding sequence AATGAGTGGTCAGGGAAAAACGATGAATTATTAGGGATGATTAAAAGGTTTTATGAGGATAACCCTGCTGTTCTTCCTTTTAGGAACAACCAAAAGGAGACTTTTTGGTTTTTGTTTGCACATAAAGATTATTTATTAGGACAACATATTCGTGAATTAGATCACTTTTTGTTACCTTATCATTGTACACCACTAAATGATGGAAGAAAGTTAAACTTTGATTCGGAAAAAAGATTGGGCCGAATCGGGTATGAACTATTTCCTGATGGTTATTACGCTTATGTATCAAAGGTTGAGCAGGAAGAAAATATTTGGGGGAGACTTCGGTTATGGAGGAGGCTTGATGACCGTCGACCGAACATCTCATATGACGAGTTAAAGGTAAATGCATTCACATTACGAAGCAGATTTTATCAAGCGATTGTTTTACAAAAATGGGAAGAGGCGAAAAGCTATTTAAATACACTTCAGCAAGGAAAATATTTGAGTGATGAAAATTATAAATTTTTAACGCTTCATTGGTTAAGTGCCCAAGGTAAGTGGGATCGAATTTGGGAATCTGATGATTTTGAGATCTTGGCTGGATTCGGTAAAATACCTATTCAAGTTCATATCGCTTTAATCCGAACATTTTATCAACGCAAATTATCTAAATCGGATATTCTCGGCCGATATGATTTGTCAATGAAAGCATTTAAAGAATCACGATATAAGCTTGGAACACTCTTACGTTCACAGTTGAGTTTAGATGAGGAAACTTCTATACGTGTATTTGCTTATGAAGCAGCTTCTAAAGGTCAGGAAGATAAACTGGAGCGCTACCAAGAAAAGACCAAAGATGAGATCACTAAAGATATTATTGAATTCCTCTTACTTTATGTACAAACGAATAAAGAGAAGCCGATAATCTCCATTAATGATAAATTAGAACGAGCCAAACAGTGTTTTACTAATCATGAGTATGAAGATGCTTTTCTTCTTCTAAATGGAGTTGATCTTTCTATTGATAAGGTTCGTTTGCTTGCAGGAATTTCCATTATGGAAGAAACAGAGGAAACGTGCTCTGTTGCATTAAAGCATTATGAAATGCTATCTGAACAGGAACAACGGCAGTTAATGAAAGAACCGCAATCTAAAGGATGGATGATCTACTTACTTAATCTACAAAAAGGGAATGAATCTTTATTAATAACGGCTGAGACAACCGATCGAGTGGATTGGTACAACTGGTTTTATAATTTTATACACACTTCTGATTTTGATCTTTTAGAAGAGCATTTAACGACGATAGATGTTCAACAAGGGAATATCAATTGGTCCATTACGTCTCTTAGTAATCTATCAGAAATAATAGCTACGATAGGAATAGAGGCTCTCTCATCCATGCAAAAATCTCTTTTACAAACAGCATTGCCTATGTTTGTTACAGAGTTAATGCAAGATGATTATTTTCCTAATGAAAAGGCGAATGAATTATATGAATATACGCGAGAAATTCTCTGTATTCATGGGAAACGAAATGAAAATAATACCGGCTTTTTATTAAGACTAACGGAAGGTTTATTGTGCTTAGAGATTTCCAAAGTTCATTTATATTGGAATCAAGTCGAATCATGGTTTAATGTATTCCCTACAGATCGATTATCATCATATGTGCTAGAATCTTTAGAGCTATTTAAGGAATACGGACTTGGTGATGATCTCTTACAACCAGTTTGGACAAATTGGGTTGGATCTCTTCTTGATAGAATAGCTAACCAAACGGTTATTCAATCATGGATTGATTTAGGAAACAGAATATCTGCTAATTCTTCCATGATTGATGCATTAAATGAGAAGATAACTTCTAATAGAGATATGGATCTATTAGAGGTATTACCTAATATGTCTATTACCATCTACTCTCTACGTGAGAAACCAGCACAGCGAGCTGCACAGCGGATTACAAAGAGAAATCCAAATGTTAAAGTAAAGGTCTGTACGGATAGTAAATTGACAAATGAAGCGAAAGCGTATGCTCGAAACTCAGATTTAGTTATTCTCGTCACAACTTGTATGTCCCATGCATTAACTTTTGGGATATCACCTTATTTAGATGATAATTTATTATATTCTCGAAGTTCAGGGGAAACCGGAATTATAGAGGCATTGGAGGAGTATTGTCAAGAACAGTATGATAACCAAGTTATGTCTAGTCATGTAAGCTAA
- the queC gene encoding 7-cyano-7-deazaguanine synthase QueC, which produces MKGVLQLKKDKAIVVFSGGQDSTTCLFWALEQFQEVIAVTFDYNQRHIAEIECAKNIAKELGVKHHILDMSLLNQLAPNALTRDEIEVKDGENGGSLPSTFVPGRNLLFMSFAGVLASQVGAKHIVTGVCETDFSGYPDCRDVFVKSLNVTLNLSMDQQFVIHTPLMWLNKAETWKLADDLGAFDFVREKTLTCYNGIVADGCGECPACKLRKNGFDNYLKDRKGQ; this is translated from the coding sequence TTGAAAGGAGTTTTACAATTGAAAAAAGATAAAGCTATCGTTGTGTTTAGTGGAGGACAAGATAGTACTACGTGTTTATTCTGGGCATTAGAACAATTTCAAGAAGTAATTGCTGTTACTTTTGATTACAATCAAAGACATATTGCTGAAATAGAATGTGCAAAAAATATAGCAAAAGAACTTGGTGTAAAGCATCATATTTTAGATATGAGTTTACTGAATCAACTAGCACCGAATGCTTTAACAAGAGATGAAATTGAAGTGAAGGATGGGGAAAATGGCGGCAGCCTTCCATCGACCTTTGTTCCTGGTCGAAATTTATTATTCATGTCTTTTGCTGGTGTGCTAGCTAGCCAAGTTGGTGCGAAACACATTGTCACTGGGGTTTGTGAGACGGATTTTAGTGGATATCCAGACTGTCGAGATGTGTTCGTTAAATCATTAAATGTAACACTTAACCTTTCTATGGATCAGCAATTTGTGATTCATACTCCATTAATGTGGTTGAATAAAGCTGAAACATGGAAGCTAGCAGACGATCTTGGAGCATTTGATTTTGTCCGTGAAAAAACTCTGACATGCTATAACGGAATTGTTGCCGATGGTTGTGGTGAATGTCCGGCATGTAAGTTACGGAAAAACGGCTTCGACAACTATTTGAAGGATAGAAAGGGGCAATAA